GGGCGGTACAGGTCAAAGGTGTTGATCCGCAAGCTGAACAGCACCTTAGTGCATTGCCCAGTTTTGTTCTTGACCATGCTTGGGATAATTTCAAAGCGGGTCAGCAGCAGATTATTTTAGGTAAAGGTCTTGCTGACGCGTTAGGTGTGAAGCAGGGGTCATGGCTGACAGTGATGATTCCGAATAGCGATCCTGAAATGAAACTGCTGCAACCTAAGCGTATTCGCTTACAGGTAGCCGGTGTTTTTCAACTCAGTGGTCAGTTGGATCACAGTCTGGCACTGGTTCCTTTGGCTGATGCCCAACAATATTTGGATATGGGTGACAGTGTCACTGGTATAGCCATTAAGGTCAATGATGTATACAACGCGAATAAACTGGTGCGCAGCGCTGGCGAAGTGAGCAATGCGTATGTTTATATCAGCAGTTGGATTGGCACTTATGGCTATATGTATCGCGATATCCAGATGATTCGTACCATCATGTACTTGGCCATGGTGCTGGTGATCGGTGTTGCCAGCTTTAATATTGTGTCCACACTGGTTATGGCGGTTAAAGATAAAAGCAGCGATATTGCCGTGTTACGCACATTAGGGGCCAAAGACGGACTGATCCGCGCAATCTTTATCTGGTATGGCTTGCTGGCCGGGTTTATCGGCAGTATCAGCGGGGTGATAGTGGGGGTGATTGTCTCAATGCAATTGACCAACATTATCCGGGGGCTGGAACGGCTGATTGGTCATCAATTCTTGTCTGGCGATATCTATTTTATCGATTTCCTGCCGTCAGAATTGCACTGGTTTGATGTGGCTTGCGTATTAGCCACCGCATTGGTGCTGAGTTTGATTGCCAGTTGGTATCCTGCACGTCGTGCAAGCCGTATTGATCCTGCGCGAGTGTTAAGCGGGCAATAATTATCCCTGTTATATTTCAAGCCGCATGTGCGTTGGCCTGCTTTCGTTACTCGGCCCGTCCATGGGCCTCGCAGATAGAGGCCGCTGCAAGCAGTGTTCAACTCTGCTCCGGGCAGATTTGTCACCCCAGTCACTTGCTTTAGTAAGCGCCTGGGGACTAACTCAGTTGCCATTTTCCTACAGCTCGAATTATTTAGGGTATATAAGGACAATTCTATGTATTACGGTTTTGATATGGGCGGCACCAAGATTGAGTTAGGCGTTTTTGATGCCAATCTGCAACGAATCTGGCATAAGCGAGTCCCAACGCCCCGTGAAGATTATCAGCAGTTACTGCAAACTTTGCGTGATTTAACGCTGGAAGCTGATGCATATTGTGGTGTTAAAGGCAGTGTGGGTATTGGTATTCCCGGGTTACCCAATGCCGATGATGGCACCGTATTTACGGCCA
The sequence above is drawn from the Yersinia intermedia genome and encodes:
- the lolE gene encoding lipoprotein-releasing ABC transporter permease subunit LolE yields the protein MGASPLSLLIGLRFSRGRRRGGMVSLISVISTLGIALGVAVLIVGLSAMNGFERELKDRILAVVPHGEIAVVNQPFSGWPQTLQRIEKAPGIVAAAPYINFTGLIENATQLRAVQVKGVDPQAEQHLSALPSFVLDHAWDNFKAGQQQIILGKGLADALGVKQGSWLTVMIPNSDPEMKLLQPKRIRLQVAGVFQLSGQLDHSLALVPLADAQQYLDMGDSVTGIAIKVNDVYNANKLVRSAGEVSNAYVYISSWIGTYGYMYRDIQMIRTIMYLAMVLVIGVASFNIVSTLVMAVKDKSSDIAVLRTLGAKDGLIRAIFIWYGLLAGFIGSISGVIVGVIVSMQLTNIIRGLERLIGHQFLSGDIYFIDFLPSELHWFDVACVLATALVLSLIASWYPARRASRIDPARVLSGQ